The following proteins come from a genomic window of Chelmon rostratus isolate fCheRos1 chromosome 23, fCheRos1.pri, whole genome shotgun sequence:
- the ppargc1a gene encoding peroxisome proliferator-activated receptor gamma coactivator 1-alpha isoform X1 — MAWDRCNQDSVWRELECAALVGEDQPLCPDLPELDLSELDVSDLDADSFLGGLKWYSDQSEIISAQYGNEASNLFEKIDEENEANLLAVLTETLDSIPVDEDGLPSFEALADGDVTNASDRSCPSSPDGSPRTPEPEEPSLLKKLLLAPANSQLSYNQYTGGKAQNHAASSNHRIRPPPAVVKTESPWNGKARGGSSQQNRPVRRPCTELLKYLTATDDILLHTKASEAKSTWGGASSRDKSGLGLGASSSSSSPSSSSTSSFSSLSSTSSSSSSTASKKKSAVPSQQQQQQQQPPQQHHQRGESRAAGECSVAGVGAGKWQRCSHDDGFEESEGASIPVGHRTSTCGHARPKLEHGPPSEEGRPPGDVGRLAAARFIRYMHSYSLPPREVSHSCEHCREAAGATQASEGFGRQGRSNSNGASRAPHRHITVTIKKRDEKLGHPLLSQLLTSKPRPARYRAHLLPPKITPLHSTLSKSAGKRSERPAQAVSEVEEEELGGTTDCKNRAESQVEESDSGPLLSPLAFDLESWVSQPDSGLDLGFGLELGWLNHGEDVDHDDDDDGVDDDDDDDRVTGSPAAVLSQGPPSPLFPDTRIAEPAPPCIIQGQGYPHRQALSEHPDDQGHPLLAKPTTLPLPLTPESPNDHKGSPFENKTIERTLSVEIAGTPGLTPPTTPPHKASQENPFKASLKTKLSSCSSSALACKRARLSELGPGALAPAPGASGGGPTRKGPEQTELYAQLSKASTALPYSVTQHTVGGGLEEHRSTSNNKRAAPRGYSDHDYCQASAKKDGGTATVTMTTAAMTATSGAAAAPLPTAGKQEDRHVECKDSAMPPSSSSSSSSCSPLSASSGLLAKQQNFAPVDGEAAQVQGLGKQTLTQTTQIPLQEATTDGDQQHPSATCRKLLCDKEIRAELNKHFGHPLQALYSQGGQEREPGSKPDKAAATQSLEAGEDSYYYYYSQRLPGSSYLHPGFLPFHEELELGEGRESRFLYPWEGTPLDLLFYCPPCSPSCSPPSSCSPSRGSVSPPSSLLLSPSRPFCWTSSGSRSRSRSHSGSRSSSSHYRRRSLSSSPDRRPSSWSRHNTDSSTIRSRTHKSPHPQSRSPLSRRPRYDSYEEYQHERLKREEYRRDYEKREFERAEQRERQRQKAIEERRVVYVGRLRSDCTRTELKRRFEVFGEIEECAVNLRDDGDNFGFITYRYTCDAFAALENGHTLRRSNEPQFELCFGGQKQFCKSHYTDLDSHSDDFDPASTKSKYDSMDFDSLLREAQRSLRR, encoded by the exons AAGATAGATGAAGAAAATGAGGCCAACTTGCTGGCAGTGCTTACAGAGACCCTGGACAGCATCCCGGTGGATGAGGACGGATTGCCTTCGTTTGAGGCCCTGGCAGATGGGGACGTGACCAATGCCAGTGACCGGAGCTGTCCCTCCTCCCCTGACGGCTCGCCGCGCACCCCAGAGCCTGAGGAGCCTTCCCTG CTGAAGAAGCTCCTTCTGGCACCCGCAAACTCCCAGCTCAGCTATAATCAATACACAGGTGGCAAGGCACAGAACCATGCAGCCAGCAGCAACCACCGGATCAGACCACCACCTGCCGTCGTCAAG ACGGAGAGCCCCTGGAATGGCAAAGCGAGAGGGGGCTCCAGCCAACAGAACCGCCCCGTGAGGCGGCCTTgcactgagctgctgaaatACCTAACGGCCACTGATGACATCCTGCTCCACACCAAAGCCAGTGAAGCCAAGAGCACCTGGGGGGGTGCCAGTAGCAGGGACAAGAGTGGCTTGGGTCTTGGcgcgtcttcctcctcctcttcgccgTCCTCGTCGTCCACCTCCTcgttctcctccctctcctccacctcgtcttcctcttcctccaccgcCTCCAAGAAGAAGTCAGCTGTACCatctcaacagcagcagcagcagcagcagccgccgcaGCAGCATCACCAGCGAGGTGAGAGCCGGGCTGCAGGCGAGTGTAGTGTGGCTGGTGTTGGGGCTGGGAAGTGGCAGCGTTGCAGTCACGATGACGGGTTTGAGGAGTCGGAGGGTGCTTCTATCCCTGTCGGCCACAGAACCTCCACCTGCGGCCATGCCCGCCCCAAACTGGAGCACGGGCCGCCCAGTGAAGAAGGAAGGCCGCCAGGCGATGTGGGCCGCCTGGCCGCCGCTAGGTTTATTAGGTATATGCATTCTTATTCCCTCCCTCCCCGAGAGGTGAGTCACAGCTGTGAGCATTGCCGAGAGGCTGCGGGCGCCACTCAGGCTAGTGAGGGCTTTGGCAGGCAAGGCCGTAGTAACAGTAACGGTGCCAGCCGTGCACCGCATAGGCACATCACAGTGACTATTAAGAAAAGAGACGAGAAGCTGGGGCACCCCTTACTTAGCCAGCTGCTCACCTCCAAACCGAGGCCCGCTCGCTATCGAGCCCACTTACTCCCACCCAAGATCACCCCTTTACACAGCACTTTGAGCAAATCAGCAGGTAAGAGGTCTGAGCGCCCAGCCCAGGCTGTttctgaggtggaggaggaagagttggGAGGGACCACTGATTGTAAAAACCGGGCAGAGAGTCAGGTTGAAGAGTCTGACTCAGGACCCCTGTTGTCACCTCTCGCCTTCGACCTAGAGAGCTGGGTTAGCCAGCCAGACTCGGGGCTAGACTTGGGCTTTGGACTAGAGCTGGGGTGGCTAAACCATGGGGAGGATGTTgaccatgatgatgatgatgatggtgttgatgatgatgatgatgatgaccgTGTCACGGGCAGCCCTGCAGCGGTGCTCTCACAAGGCCCACCAAGCCCACTCTTCCCAGATACTAGAATTGCAGAGCCCGCCCCTCCCTGCATCATACAAGGGCAAGGGTACCCACACAGGCAGGCACTCAGCGAGCACCCCGACGACCAGGGCCACCCGTTGTTAG CCAAACCAACCACCTTGCCACTTCCTTTGACCCCAGAGTCTCCAAA TGACCACAAGGGATCACCATTTGAGAACAAAACCATTGAACGCACATTAAGTGTGGAGATTGCTGGAACCCCAG gTCTGACACCACCTACCACGCCCCCACACAAAGCCAGTCAAGAGAATCCTTTCAAAGCATCGCTCAAAACCAAGTTGTCTTCATGTTCCTCCTCAGCCTTGGCATGCAAAAGAGCCAGGCTGAGCGAGTTGGGCCCCGGCGCTCTGGCCCCGGCCCCAGGTGCCTCAGGCGGGGGCCCCACAAGGAAGGGTCCCGAACAGACTGAGCTTTATGCCCAGCTGAGCAAAGCGTCCACCGCCCTCCCTTACTCCGTCACCCAACACACAGTGGGGGGTGGCCTTGAGGAGCATCGCAGCACTAGCAACAATAAGCGGGCGGCGCCCCGTGGCTACAGCGACCATGACTATTGCCAGGCTAGCGCTAAGAAGGACGGCGGCACAGCCACTGTTACCATGACTACAGCAGCGATGACGGCTACCTCAGGTGCCGCTGCTGCTCCCCTGCCTACTGCAGGCAAACAGGAGGACAGGCATGTCGAATGTAAGGACTCAGCCATGCCACcgtcctcttcatcatcttcatcttcttgttCTCCATTATCAGCTTCATCTGGTCTTTTGGCTAAGCAGCAGAATTTTGCCCCTGTGGATGGAGAAGCAGCCCAGGTCCAGGGGTTGGGGAAGCAGACCCTCACGCAAACCACCCAGATCCCATTACAAGAGGCCACTACCGACGGGGACCAACAGCACCCTTCTGCCACCTGCCGGAAGCTCCTGTGCGACAAGGAGATCAGAGCAGAACTCAACAAGCACTTTGGCCACCCCTTACAAGCCCTTTATAGCCAGGGTGGCCAGGAGAGAGAACCAGGCAGCAAACCAGATAAGGCTGCAGCCACTCAGTCCCTTGAGGCGGGAGAGGAcagctactactactactactcccAGAGGCTGCCTGGCTCCAGCTACCTGCACCCAGGGTTCCTGCCCTTCCACGAAGAGCTCGAGCTGGGTGAGGGCCGCGAGAGTCGCTTCCTCTACCCGTGGGAGGGCACCCCTCTGGACCTACTCTTTTACTGCCCCCCATGCTCTCCCTCCTGTTCCCCACCATCCAGCTGCTCCCCTTCACGAGGCTCCGTCTCCccaccttcctccctcctcctctcgccCAGCAGGCCTTTCTGCTGGACCAGCAGCGGGTCCCGCTCCCGTTCTCGCTCCCACTCCGGCTCCCGCAGCTCCTCCTCGCACTACCGGAGGCGCTCCCTCTCCAGCTCACCTGACAGGCGCCCCTCCTCCTG GTCTCGTCACAACACAGATTCAAGCACTATTCGTTCCAGGACTCACAAGAGCCCCCACCCTCAGTCTCGATCTCCTCTCAGCCGCAGGCCAAG GTATGACAGCTACGAGGAGTACCAGCACGAGAGGCTGAAGAGGGAGGAGTACCGCCGGGACTACGAGAAGCGGGAGTTCGAAAGGGccgagcagagagagaggcaaaggcAAAAGGCAATA gaggagagacggGTGGTGTACGTGGGGCGACTGAGGTCCGACTGCACCCGGACAGAGTTGAAGCGCCGCTTTGAAGTCTTTGGCGAAATTGAAGAATGTGCAGTGAACCTGAGGGACGATGG GGACAATTTTGGCTTCATCACGTACCGCTACACTTGTGACGCCTTTGCCGCCCTTGAGAACGGACACACCTTACGCAGGTCAAACGAGCCTCAGTTCGAGCTGTGCTTTGGCGGGCAAAAGCAGTTCTGCAAATCACATTACACAGACTTGG ACTCCCATTCGGACGACTTTGATCCAGCCTCCACAAAAAGCAAGTATGACTCCATGGATTTTGACAGCTTGCTGAGGGAGGCCCAGCGCAGCCTGAGAAGGTAA
- the ppargc1a gene encoding peroxisome proliferator-activated receptor gamma coactivator 1-alpha isoform X2, whose product MAWDRCNQDSVWRELECAALVGEDQPLCPDLPELDLSELDVSDLDADSFLGGLKWYSDQSEIISAQYGNEASNLFEKIDEENEANLLAVLTETLDSIPVDEDGLPSFEALADGDVTNASDRSCPSSPDGSPRTPEPEEPSLLKKLLLAPANSQLSYNQYTGGKAQNHAASSNHRIRPPPAVVKTESPWNGKARGGSSQQNRPVRRPCTELLKYLTATDDILLHTKASEAKSTWGGASSRDKSGLGLGASSSSSSPSSSSTSSFSSLSSTSSSSSSTASKKKSAVPSQQQQQQQQPPQQHHQRAKPTTLPLPLTPESPNDHKGSPFENKTIERTLSVEIAGTPGLTPPTTPPHKASQENPFKASLKTKLSSCSSSALACKRARLSELGPGALAPAPGASGGGPTRKGPEQTELYAQLSKASTALPYSVTQHTVGGGLEEHRSTSNNKRAAPRGYSDHDYCQASAKKDGGTATVTMTTAAMTATSGAAAAPLPTAGKQEDRHVECKDSAMPPSSSSSSSSCSPLSASSGLLAKQQNFAPVDGEAAQVQGLGKQTLTQTTQIPLQEATTDGDQQHPSATCRKLLCDKEIRAELNKHFGHPLQALYSQGGQEREPGSKPDKAAATQSLEAGEDSYYYYYSQRLPGSSYLHPGFLPFHEELELGEGRESRFLYPWEGTPLDLLFYCPPCSPSCSPPSSCSPSRGSVSPPSSLLLSPSRPFCWTSSGSRSRSRSHSGSRSSSSHYRRRSLSSSPDRRPSSWSRHNTDSSTIRSRTHKSPHPQSRSPLSRRPRYDSYEEYQHERLKREEYRRDYEKREFERAEQRERQRQKAIEERRVVYVGRLRSDCTRTELKRRFEVFGEIEECAVNLRDDGDNFGFITYRYTCDAFAALENGHTLRRSNEPQFELCFGGQKQFCKSHYTDLDSHSDDFDPASTKSKYDSMDFDSLLREAQRSLRR is encoded by the exons AAGATAGATGAAGAAAATGAGGCCAACTTGCTGGCAGTGCTTACAGAGACCCTGGACAGCATCCCGGTGGATGAGGACGGATTGCCTTCGTTTGAGGCCCTGGCAGATGGGGACGTGACCAATGCCAGTGACCGGAGCTGTCCCTCCTCCCCTGACGGCTCGCCGCGCACCCCAGAGCCTGAGGAGCCTTCCCTG CTGAAGAAGCTCCTTCTGGCACCCGCAAACTCCCAGCTCAGCTATAATCAATACACAGGTGGCAAGGCACAGAACCATGCAGCCAGCAGCAACCACCGGATCAGACCACCACCTGCCGTCGTCAAG ACGGAGAGCCCCTGGAATGGCAAAGCGAGAGGGGGCTCCAGCCAACAGAACCGCCCCGTGAGGCGGCCTTgcactgagctgctgaaatACCTAACGGCCACTGATGACATCCTGCTCCACACCAAAGCCAGTGAAGCCAAGAGCACCTGGGGGGGTGCCAGTAGCAGGGACAAGAGTGGCTTGGGTCTTGGcgcgtcttcctcctcctcttcgccgTCCTCGTCGTCCACCTCCTcgttctcctccctctcctccacctcgtcttcctcttcctccaccgcCTCCAAGAAGAAGTCAGCTGTACCatctcaacagcagcagcagcagcagcagccgccgcaGCAGCATCACCAGCGAG CCAAACCAACCACCTTGCCACTTCCTTTGACCCCAGAGTCTCCAAA TGACCACAAGGGATCACCATTTGAGAACAAAACCATTGAACGCACATTAAGTGTGGAGATTGCTGGAACCCCAG gTCTGACACCACCTACCACGCCCCCACACAAAGCCAGTCAAGAGAATCCTTTCAAAGCATCGCTCAAAACCAAGTTGTCTTCATGTTCCTCCTCAGCCTTGGCATGCAAAAGAGCCAGGCTGAGCGAGTTGGGCCCCGGCGCTCTGGCCCCGGCCCCAGGTGCCTCAGGCGGGGGCCCCACAAGGAAGGGTCCCGAACAGACTGAGCTTTATGCCCAGCTGAGCAAAGCGTCCACCGCCCTCCCTTACTCCGTCACCCAACACACAGTGGGGGGTGGCCTTGAGGAGCATCGCAGCACTAGCAACAATAAGCGGGCGGCGCCCCGTGGCTACAGCGACCATGACTATTGCCAGGCTAGCGCTAAGAAGGACGGCGGCACAGCCACTGTTACCATGACTACAGCAGCGATGACGGCTACCTCAGGTGCCGCTGCTGCTCCCCTGCCTACTGCAGGCAAACAGGAGGACAGGCATGTCGAATGTAAGGACTCAGCCATGCCACcgtcctcttcatcatcttcatcttcttgttCTCCATTATCAGCTTCATCTGGTCTTTTGGCTAAGCAGCAGAATTTTGCCCCTGTGGATGGAGAAGCAGCCCAGGTCCAGGGGTTGGGGAAGCAGACCCTCACGCAAACCACCCAGATCCCATTACAAGAGGCCACTACCGACGGGGACCAACAGCACCCTTCTGCCACCTGCCGGAAGCTCCTGTGCGACAAGGAGATCAGAGCAGAACTCAACAAGCACTTTGGCCACCCCTTACAAGCCCTTTATAGCCAGGGTGGCCAGGAGAGAGAACCAGGCAGCAAACCAGATAAGGCTGCAGCCACTCAGTCCCTTGAGGCGGGAGAGGAcagctactactactactactcccAGAGGCTGCCTGGCTCCAGCTACCTGCACCCAGGGTTCCTGCCCTTCCACGAAGAGCTCGAGCTGGGTGAGGGCCGCGAGAGTCGCTTCCTCTACCCGTGGGAGGGCACCCCTCTGGACCTACTCTTTTACTGCCCCCCATGCTCTCCCTCCTGTTCCCCACCATCCAGCTGCTCCCCTTCACGAGGCTCCGTCTCCccaccttcctccctcctcctctcgccCAGCAGGCCTTTCTGCTGGACCAGCAGCGGGTCCCGCTCCCGTTCTCGCTCCCACTCCGGCTCCCGCAGCTCCTCCTCGCACTACCGGAGGCGCTCCCTCTCCAGCTCACCTGACAGGCGCCCCTCCTCCTG GTCTCGTCACAACACAGATTCAAGCACTATTCGTTCCAGGACTCACAAGAGCCCCCACCCTCAGTCTCGATCTCCTCTCAGCCGCAGGCCAAG GTATGACAGCTACGAGGAGTACCAGCACGAGAGGCTGAAGAGGGAGGAGTACCGCCGGGACTACGAGAAGCGGGAGTTCGAAAGGGccgagcagagagagaggcaaaggcAAAAGGCAATA gaggagagacggGTGGTGTACGTGGGGCGACTGAGGTCCGACTGCACCCGGACAGAGTTGAAGCGCCGCTTTGAAGTCTTTGGCGAAATTGAAGAATGTGCAGTGAACCTGAGGGACGATGG GGACAATTTTGGCTTCATCACGTACCGCTACACTTGTGACGCCTTTGCCGCCCTTGAGAACGGACACACCTTACGCAGGTCAAACGAGCCTCAGTTCGAGCTGTGCTTTGGCGGGCAAAAGCAGTTCTGCAAATCACATTACACAGACTTGG ACTCCCATTCGGACGACTTTGATCCAGCCTCCACAAAAAGCAAGTATGACTCCATGGATTTTGACAGCTTGCTGAGGGAGGCCCAGCGCAGCCTGAGAAGGTAA
- the ppargc1a gene encoding peroxisome proliferator-activated receptor gamma coactivator 1-alpha isoform X3, with protein MAWDRCNQDSVWRELECAALVGEDQPLCPDLPELDLSELDVSDLDADSFLGGLKWYSDQSEIISAQYGNEASNLFEIDEENEANLLAVLTETLDSIPVDEDGLPSFEALADGDVTNASDRSCPSSPDGSPRTPEPEEPSLLKKLLLAPANSQLSYNQYTGGKAQNHAASSNHRIRPPPAVVKTESPWNGKARGGSSQQNRPVRRPCTELLKYLTATDDILLHTKASEAKSTWGGASSRDKSGLGLGASSSSSSPSSSSTSSFSSLSSTSSSSSSTASKKKSAVPSQQQQQQQQPPQQHHQRAKPTTLPLPLTPESPNDHKGSPFENKTIERTLSVEIAGTPGLTPPTTPPHKASQENPFKASLKTKLSSCSSSALACKRARLSELGPGALAPAPGASGGGPTRKGPEQTELYAQLSKASTALPYSVTQHTVGGGLEEHRSTSNNKRAAPRGYSDHDYCQASAKKDGGTATVTMTTAAMTATSGAAAAPLPTAGKQEDRHVECKDSAMPPSSSSSSSSCSPLSASSGLLAKQQNFAPVDGEAAQVQGLGKQTLTQTTQIPLQEATTDGDQQHPSATCRKLLCDKEIRAELNKHFGHPLQALYSQGGQEREPGSKPDKAAATQSLEAGEDSYYYYYSQRLPGSSYLHPGFLPFHEELELGEGRESRFLYPWEGTPLDLLFYCPPCSPSCSPPSSCSPSRGSVSPPSSLLLSPSRPFCWTSSGSRSRSRSHSGSRSSSSHYRRRSLSSSPDRRPSSWSRHNTDSSTIRSRTHKSPHPQSRSPLSRRPRYDSYEEYQHERLKREEYRRDYEKREFERAEQRERQRQKAIEERRVVYVGRLRSDCTRTELKRRFEVFGEIEECAVNLRDDGDNFGFITYRYTCDAFAALENGHTLRRSNEPQFELCFGGQKQFCKSHYTDLDSHSDDFDPASTKSKYDSMDFDSLLREAQRSLRR; from the exons ATAGATGAAGAAAATGAGGCCAACTTGCTGGCAGTGCTTACAGAGACCCTGGACAGCATCCCGGTGGATGAGGACGGATTGCCTTCGTTTGAGGCCCTGGCAGATGGGGACGTGACCAATGCCAGTGACCGGAGCTGTCCCTCCTCCCCTGACGGCTCGCCGCGCACCCCAGAGCCTGAGGAGCCTTCCCTG CTGAAGAAGCTCCTTCTGGCACCCGCAAACTCCCAGCTCAGCTATAATCAATACACAGGTGGCAAGGCACAGAACCATGCAGCCAGCAGCAACCACCGGATCAGACCACCACCTGCCGTCGTCAAG ACGGAGAGCCCCTGGAATGGCAAAGCGAGAGGGGGCTCCAGCCAACAGAACCGCCCCGTGAGGCGGCCTTgcactgagctgctgaaatACCTAACGGCCACTGATGACATCCTGCTCCACACCAAAGCCAGTGAAGCCAAGAGCACCTGGGGGGGTGCCAGTAGCAGGGACAAGAGTGGCTTGGGTCTTGGcgcgtcttcctcctcctcttcgccgTCCTCGTCGTCCACCTCCTcgttctcctccctctcctccacctcgtcttcctcttcctccaccgcCTCCAAGAAGAAGTCAGCTGTACCatctcaacagcagcagcagcagcagcagccgccgcaGCAGCATCACCAGCGAG CCAAACCAACCACCTTGCCACTTCCTTTGACCCCAGAGTCTCCAAA TGACCACAAGGGATCACCATTTGAGAACAAAACCATTGAACGCACATTAAGTGTGGAGATTGCTGGAACCCCAG gTCTGACACCACCTACCACGCCCCCACACAAAGCCAGTCAAGAGAATCCTTTCAAAGCATCGCTCAAAACCAAGTTGTCTTCATGTTCCTCCTCAGCCTTGGCATGCAAAAGAGCCAGGCTGAGCGAGTTGGGCCCCGGCGCTCTGGCCCCGGCCCCAGGTGCCTCAGGCGGGGGCCCCACAAGGAAGGGTCCCGAACAGACTGAGCTTTATGCCCAGCTGAGCAAAGCGTCCACCGCCCTCCCTTACTCCGTCACCCAACACACAGTGGGGGGTGGCCTTGAGGAGCATCGCAGCACTAGCAACAATAAGCGGGCGGCGCCCCGTGGCTACAGCGACCATGACTATTGCCAGGCTAGCGCTAAGAAGGACGGCGGCACAGCCACTGTTACCATGACTACAGCAGCGATGACGGCTACCTCAGGTGCCGCTGCTGCTCCCCTGCCTACTGCAGGCAAACAGGAGGACAGGCATGTCGAATGTAAGGACTCAGCCATGCCACcgtcctcttcatcatcttcatcttcttgttCTCCATTATCAGCTTCATCTGGTCTTTTGGCTAAGCAGCAGAATTTTGCCCCTGTGGATGGAGAAGCAGCCCAGGTCCAGGGGTTGGGGAAGCAGACCCTCACGCAAACCACCCAGATCCCATTACAAGAGGCCACTACCGACGGGGACCAACAGCACCCTTCTGCCACCTGCCGGAAGCTCCTGTGCGACAAGGAGATCAGAGCAGAACTCAACAAGCACTTTGGCCACCCCTTACAAGCCCTTTATAGCCAGGGTGGCCAGGAGAGAGAACCAGGCAGCAAACCAGATAAGGCTGCAGCCACTCAGTCCCTTGAGGCGGGAGAGGAcagctactactactactactcccAGAGGCTGCCTGGCTCCAGCTACCTGCACCCAGGGTTCCTGCCCTTCCACGAAGAGCTCGAGCTGGGTGAGGGCCGCGAGAGTCGCTTCCTCTACCCGTGGGAGGGCACCCCTCTGGACCTACTCTTTTACTGCCCCCCATGCTCTCCCTCCTGTTCCCCACCATCCAGCTGCTCCCCTTCACGAGGCTCCGTCTCCccaccttcctccctcctcctctcgccCAGCAGGCCTTTCTGCTGGACCAGCAGCGGGTCCCGCTCCCGTTCTCGCTCCCACTCCGGCTCCCGCAGCTCCTCCTCGCACTACCGGAGGCGCTCCCTCTCCAGCTCACCTGACAGGCGCCCCTCCTCCTG GTCTCGTCACAACACAGATTCAAGCACTATTCGTTCCAGGACTCACAAGAGCCCCCACCCTCAGTCTCGATCTCCTCTCAGCCGCAGGCCAAG GTATGACAGCTACGAGGAGTACCAGCACGAGAGGCTGAAGAGGGAGGAGTACCGCCGGGACTACGAGAAGCGGGAGTTCGAAAGGGccgagcagagagagaggcaaaggcAAAAGGCAATA gaggagagacggGTGGTGTACGTGGGGCGACTGAGGTCCGACTGCACCCGGACAGAGTTGAAGCGCCGCTTTGAAGTCTTTGGCGAAATTGAAGAATGTGCAGTGAACCTGAGGGACGATGG GGACAATTTTGGCTTCATCACGTACCGCTACACTTGTGACGCCTTTGCCGCCCTTGAGAACGGACACACCTTACGCAGGTCAAACGAGCCTCAGTTCGAGCTGTGCTTTGGCGGGCAAAAGCAGTTCTGCAAATCACATTACACAGACTTGG ACTCCCATTCGGACGACTTTGATCCAGCCTCCACAAAAAGCAAGTATGACTCCATGGATTTTGACAGCTTGCTGAGGGAGGCCCAGCGCAGCCTGAGAAGGTAA